In Treponema primitia ZAS-2, a genomic segment contains:
- a CDS encoding type II toxin-antitoxin system RelE/ParE family toxin, producing the protein MIGSFKHKGLEQFFLTGTKRGIIPAHADKLERILDRLDASLSPSDMNLPGYRLHELSGQEKGVWSVSVNGNWRVTFRFENNDAHIVDYQDYH; encoded by the coding sequence ATGATAGGTTCATTCAAGCACAAGGGACTTGAGCAATTCTTCTTGACGGGAACTAAGAGAGGGATCATTCCCGCTCACGCAGATAAGCTGGAACGGATTCTTGATCGTTTAGATGCCAGTCTTTCACCCAGTGACATGAACTTACCCGGTTACCGTCTGCACGAACTTTCCGGGCAGGAGAAGGGCGTATGGTCGGTTTCGGTAAATGGGAATTGGCGTGTAACCTTTCGATTTGAAAACAATGACGCACACATTGTGGACTATCAGGATTATCATTAG
- a CDS encoding tetratricopeptide repeat protein, whose amino-acid sequence MISRQYKALFFLLFLAFGRFVRLPALDFTLRPRPFLLFPQGEVADLYAMGYGGDLLFDLDVSSILTNPWGLGYSLGLEGAFIYADLAQGAEGDIQIYSAGAGARLFGYPLSRLALSLDGAFGLSQAIQHYGHQEDGSAASWYWRAGAEAGFRFAPFFTFALNGGYRYYHNERRDGALYQGLYAGLTFQFTLSTKSAAGLHLDLIQEEPVYPLFLSLYQRNGAGTLRISNYENAEIRNVRVSFRAGQYTSSEISCGNIGFIGRGRHADLPLYADFAPALLNFTEDGRILGEVVIRYTFLGSERTAVISSTVRVVNRNAYRWGDNASLAAFVSPTAQAPLEYAKYVVGLARSKRRTGLNQNMQFSLWLYEGLLTAGLRQGSGSNRVTDIDSIQFPSETLAFRSGNAVDIGLLYANTLESSGIPAAIIPLEDDFMVLYSLGISQAAADSLFTNIENLLVINDEMWMPLSMANFNNGFMNSWEGGSKRLNQAFEAGEALDFIRFADAWAAYPPVVPPVEAQSARPEEGALNRRVDTAFGIYIATELEPKIGALEAQLGANPGAASFNQLGLLLLRANRPEDAKPVFEQAASYGSAAGMVNRGNLSLLDKDFTGAEAWFRQALGLNPENAAAKNGLAQMALQRGE is encoded by the coding sequence ATGATATCCCGGCAATATAAAGCCCTCTTTTTCCTCCTGTTCCTGGCCTTTGGCCGGTTCGTCCGGCTTCCTGCCCTGGACTTTACCCTGCGGCCCCGGCCCTTCCTGCTTTTCCCCCAGGGCGAAGTAGCCGATCTCTATGCCATGGGCTACGGGGGGGATCTGCTTTTTGACCTGGATGTTTCCAGCATCCTTACCAATCCCTGGGGGCTCGGGTATTCCCTGGGCCTGGAAGGGGCTTTTATCTACGCAGATCTTGCCCAGGGGGCGGAGGGGGATATCCAGATCTATTCCGCCGGGGCGGGGGCGCGGCTTTTCGGCTATCCTCTTTCCCGGCTTGCCCTTTCCCTGGACGGGGCTTTTGGGCTTTCCCAGGCTATTCAGCATTATGGGCACCAGGAAGACGGCAGCGCCGCCTCCTGGTACTGGCGGGCCGGGGCGGAGGCGGGGTTCCGCTTTGCCCCGTTTTTCACCTTTGCCCTGAACGGCGGCTACCGGTATTACCATAACGAGCGCCGGGACGGAGCCCTGTACCAGGGGCTCTACGCTGGGCTTACGTTTCAGTTTACCCTTTCCACCAAAAGCGCTGCGGGCCTGCATCTGGACCTGATCCAGGAGGAGCCCGTATACCCCCTGTTTCTGTCCCTCTACCAGCGGAACGGCGCGGGGACCCTCAGGATTAGTAACTACGAAAATGCAGAGATACGGAATGTGCGGGTAAGTTTCCGGGCAGGGCAGTATACATCCTCGGAGATCAGCTGCGGGAATATCGGCTTTATCGGACGGGGCCGCCATGCGGACCTGCCCCTGTATGCGGACTTTGCCCCGGCGCTGCTTAACTTTACTGAGGACGGCCGCATCCTGGGGGAAGTGGTGATCCGCTATACCTTCCTGGGCTCGGAACGGACGGCGGTCATTAGTAGTACTGTGCGGGTGGTAAACCGCAATGCCTACCGCTGGGGGGATAACGCAAGCCTGGCGGCCTTTGTATCCCCCACCGCTCAGGCGCCCCTGGAGTATGCCAAGTATGTGGTGGGCCTGGCCCGGAGCAAGCGGCGCACCGGCTTAAACCAGAATATGCAGTTTTCCCTCTGGCTCTACGAGGGCCTTCTGACTGCAGGGCTCAGGCAGGGCTCAGGCTCTAACAGGGTTACTGACATTGACAGCATCCAGTTCCCCTCGGAGACCCTGGCTTTCCGTTCCGGGAACGCCGTGGATATTGGTCTGCTCTACGCCAATACCCTGGAATCCTCAGGCATTCCCGCCGCGATTATACCCCTGGAGGATGATTTTATGGTCCTCTATTCCTTAGGTATAAGCCAGGCTGCCGCGGACAGTCTTTTTACCAATATAGAAAATCTTTTGGTTATCAATGATGAAATGTGGATGCCCCTTTCCATGGCGAATTTCAATAACGGCTTTATGAACAGTTGGGAAGGGGGAAGCAAACGGTTGAACCAGGCCTTTGAAGCCGGGGAGGCCCTTGATTTTATCAGGTTTGCCGATGCCTGGGCGGCCTATCCTCCGGTGGTTCCCCCGGTGGAGGCTCAGAGCGCCCGGCCGGAGGAAGGGGCCTTAAACCGCCGGGTGGACACCGCCTTTGGCATATACATTGCCACTGAGCTTGAGCCTAAGATAGGGGCCCTGGAAGCCCAGCTCGGCGCCAATCCTGGGGCTGCATCATTTAACCAGTTGGGCTTACTATTACTGCGGGCCAACCGCCCGGAAGATGCAAAGCCGGTTTTTGAACAGGCCGCTTCGTACGGCTCTGCGGCGGGGATGGTCAACCGGGGAAACCTTTCCCTGCTTGACAAGGATTTTACCGGGGCGGAAGCCTGGTTCAGGCAGGCCCTGGGGCTGAACCCGGAAAACGCCGCAGCGAAAAACGGCCTGGCCCAGATGGCCCTGCAGCGGGGAGAGTAG
- a CDS encoding HigA family addiction module antitoxin, with protein sequence MKQTRKPVHPGKVFLEDVLVPLNLTITDAAALLGITRKTLSEFVNGKSALSPVMALRIAKATHTTAESWLTMQIKRTLWEAEQYELSGIKDFPQVGVSA encoded by the coding sequence ATGAAGCAAACACGAAAACCGGTGCATCCGGGGAAGGTTTTTTTGGAAGATGTTCTTGTTCCGCTTAATTTGACCATTACCGACGCGGCTGCATTACTCGGCATAACACGGAAAACGCTCTCTGAGTTTGTCAACGGGAAGTCGGCATTGAGTCCTGTAATGGCATTACGGATTGCCAAAGCTACCCACACCACAGCAGAAAGCTGGCTTACGATGCAAATAAAACGGACCCTTTGGGAAGCAGAACAATATGAACTATCGGGTATTAAAGATTTTCCTCAAGTAGGCGTAAGCGCATAA
- a CDS encoding tetratricopeptide repeat protein: MVRLATPTLVGKFPAHKCCRIFPVLIAFLLLTAAAAYGENSIALRLSPGAAIPLGDSVFVPGFGAAGLAEWAFSLKPQSRFFSGLRLGGGFFQIAVETGSPIVFTQGKLGLFFQWRALDRLSLWVEGNGGIFTYNYSWDDTADTRLRLGGSLGADFHLTPSIALYAAADYNWHSITPDSSLTTLGINLGVRLDLLELLRKETRVAGEKKTQESVFPVSYAWYENNPLASVRVTNQEPTAINDVQLSFYLERYMGQPTLFYTIPLLKPGESVEVPVTALFNEAMMDLTENITANASLRIDYRALSQVKQAELPLQMPIYHRNAMSWDDDRRAASFVSSQDPAAKFFARHVQSITDTRLRPFKGSSERIPRNIQYALGLFEALKVYGINYVIDPSSSYIELSENASSLDTLNYPYQTLYYRGGDCDDLSILFCSMLEVLGIDTAFITIPGHIYMAFDSGLTEEEGREQFFLPDDLIYQGGKAWVPLEITQTAAPFYQAWRTGAQEWRDAGSEGSFFPMRESWARYKPVSVSDAADKMPELPDEDGLIDAIEESLNIYAGFLIRPRTRELEGQIAASSSGIAMVRRNDLGGLYGKTGMLLNAETELSRIPSNAPVALNLGNIAFVRGHYDDAESLYRESLEREPGNILARLGLARTCYEQGDYAGAEREYRYLQEANPELAEQYPYLGTWRETMGQPLSYSDRLVTTLWMDAQWQLETNRIAAEAAETEWLTEAEQTAVEQEEESPALAAFYRVVYGDSLVRIAQRGYIYGDWRQWRRIYEANKDAFPLRGDPDFILPGMILRIPPIYGEKRSGTW; encoded by the coding sequence GTGGTGCGACTTGCAACGCCGACTTTAGTCGGCAAGTTCCCCGCGCACAAATGCTGCCGGATTTTCCCTGTGCTTATCGCCTTTTTGCTGCTTACCGCTGCCGCCGCCTATGGCGAAAACAGCATTGCCCTGCGGCTTTCCCCGGGCGCCGCCATTCCCTTGGGGGATAGCGTCTTTGTGCCCGGTTTCGGGGCCGCAGGCCTGGCGGAGTGGGCGTTCAGCCTGAAGCCCCAAAGCCGGTTTTTTTCGGGCCTACGGCTGGGGGGTGGGTTTTTCCAGATTGCCGTGGAAACCGGGTCCCCTATTGTTTTTACCCAGGGGAAGCTGGGGCTTTTTTTCCAGTGGCGCGCCCTGGACCGGCTCTCCCTCTGGGTGGAAGGAAACGGGGGTATCTTTACCTACAACTACTCCTGGGATGATACCGCCGACACCCGGCTGCGCCTGGGAGGGAGCCTGGGCGCGGATTTTCATCTTACCCCGTCTATAGCCCTCTATGCCGCCGCAGATTACAACTGGCACAGTATTACTCCCGACAGTTCCCTCACTACCCTGGGCATTAACCTGGGAGTACGCCTGGACCTGTTAGAATTACTGCGCAAGGAGACAAGGGTTGCCGGGGAAAAGAAAACCCAGGAGTCGGTATTTCCCGTTTCTTACGCCTGGTACGAAAATAACCCCCTAGCTTCCGTGCGGGTCACCAACCAGGAACCCACCGCTATAAACGATGTGCAGCTTTCTTTTTACCTGGAGCGGTACATGGGGCAGCCCACCCTGTTTTATACCATACCCCTTCTCAAGCCCGGGGAGTCTGTGGAGGTCCCGGTCACCGCCCTGTTTAATGAAGCCATGATGGACCTGACGGAAAACATCACCGCCAATGCGTCCCTGCGTATTGATTATCGGGCGCTGAGCCAGGTTAAGCAGGCGGAACTGCCCCTGCAAATGCCCATCTACCACCGGAACGCCATGAGCTGGGACGATGACCGCCGGGCCGCATCTTTTGTGTCATCCCAGGACCCGGCGGCAAAATTCTTTGCCCGGCATGTGCAGTCCATTACCGACACCCGGCTCAGGCCCTTTAAGGGCTCCTCAGAGCGTATCCCCCGGAATATCCAATACGCCCTGGGCCTCTTTGAGGCCCTCAAGGTCTACGGCATCAATTATGTCATCGACCCCTCAAGCTCCTATATTGAACTGTCGGAAAACGCAAGCAGCCTGGATACCCTGAACTATCCCTACCAGACCCTGTACTACCGGGGCGGGGACTGCGATGACCTGTCTATCCTGTTCTGCTCGATGCTGGAAGTATTGGGCATAGACACGGCGTTTATCACCATACCGGGGCACATCTACATGGCCTTTGATTCGGGGCTCACGGAAGAAGAAGGGCGGGAACAGTTTTTTCTCCCCGATGATTTGATTTACCAGGGGGGGAAAGCCTGGGTTCCCCTGGAGATAACCCAGACCGCCGCGCCCTTTTATCAGGCCTGGCGGACCGGGGCGCAGGAATGGCGGGACGCCGGATCAGAAGGCAGCTTCTTCCCCATGCGGGAATCCTGGGCCCGCTATAAGCCGGTAAGCGTCAGTGATGCGGCGGACAAGATGCCCGAGCTGCCCGATGAGGACGGCCTTATTGACGCCATAGAGGAATCCCTGAACATCTATGCCGGGTTTCTTATACGCCCCCGGACCCGGGAACTGGAAGGGCAGATCGCGGCCTCTTCATCGGGGATCGCCATGGTGCGGCGGAACGACTTGGGCGGCTTATACGGAAAGACCGGGATGCTCCTCAATGCGGAAACCGAACTAAGCCGCATACCCTCAAACGCCCCGGTGGCGCTCAACCTGGGAAACATAGCTTTTGTGCGGGGCCACTATGATGACGCCGAAAGCCTGTACCGGGAAAGCCTGGAGCGGGAACCGGGAAACATCCTGGCCCGGCTCGGCCTGGCCCGGACCTGCTATGAGCAGGGGGACTATGCCGGGGCGGAACGGGAGTACCGGTATTTACAGGAAGCCAACCCGGAACTGGCGGAACAGTATCCCTACCTGGGAACCTGGCGGGAAACCATGGGACAGCCCCTGAGCTACTCGGACCGCCTGGTAACAACCCTGTGGATGGATGCCCAATGGCAGCTGGAAACGAACAGAATAGCTGCGGAGGCTGCGGAAACGGAGTGGCTTACGGAGGCGGAGCAGACTGCGGTGGAGCAGGAAGAAGAATCCCCCGCCCTGGCCGCTTTCTACCGGGTTGTCTATGGCGACAGCTTAGTTCGCATTGCCCAGCGGGGTTACATCTACGGCGATTGGAGACAGTGGAGACGTATTTATGAAGCCAACAAGGACGCGTTCCCCCTCCGGGGCGATCCGGATTTCATACTGCCCGGCATGATCCTGCGTATCCCGCCAATTTACGGAGAGAAGCGCAGCGGGACATGGTAA
- a CDS encoding HAD family hydrolase has protein sequence MTGAKKAIFLDIDGTLVINRTGPFPEDTDMITAAHQEGHKIFLSTGRSLAHIPQELQEAPWLDGIIAGAGAQVLIGDKTVYHKWAPREILLPICAYYLKNDKFCVFEGENGVFGLNLPDRFSNTENILPITGADDFVTRYPDAIISKLTLGGQPSDPERLLLSEFFQINAFPNYFEGIILGESKSKGMGIILQTLGMARENTIAIGDSANDIDIICAAALGIAMGNASEELKALAGAITGNCGEGGVGQAIKRFVLEAD, from the coding sequence ATGACTGGGGCTAAAAAGGCAATTTTTCTGGACATTGACGGAACCCTGGTAATCAATCGGACAGGCCCTTTCCCTGAGGACACGGATATGATCACCGCGGCCCACCAGGAGGGGCATAAAATCTTTCTCAGCACCGGGCGTTCCCTGGCCCATATTCCCCAGGAATTGCAGGAAGCGCCATGGCTGGACGGCATAATCGCCGGCGCCGGGGCCCAGGTGCTCATAGGGGACAAAACTGTGTACCACAAATGGGCGCCCCGGGAAATACTCCTCCCAATCTGCGCCTATTACCTGAAGAATGATAAGTTCTGCGTTTTTGAAGGGGAAAACGGCGTCTTCGGGCTAAACCTACCCGACAGATTTAGCAACACTGAAAATATCCTCCCCATTACCGGGGCCGACGACTTCGTTACCCGCTACCCCGATGCCATTATTTCCAAACTTACCCTGGGAGGGCAGCCCAGCGATCCTGAACGGCTCCTTTTATCGGAATTCTTCCAGATAAACGCCTTCCCCAATTACTTTGAAGGGATCATCCTAGGGGAAAGCAAATCCAAAGGCATGGGCATTATCCTGCAAACCCTGGGGATGGCCCGGGAAAACACTATCGCTATCGGAGACAGTGCCAACGATATTGACATCATCTGCGCTGCCGCCCTGGGCATTGCCATGGGAAACGCCAGCGAAGAATTAAAAGCCCTGGCCGGCGCAATCACCGGCAACTGCGGCGAAGGCGGGGTCGGCCAGGCTATTAAACGCTTTGTGCTTGAGGCTGATTAA
- a CDS encoding type II toxin-antitoxin system VapC family toxin, which yields MIVVLDSNAAIAIVLQQGKGIDFTKAIEQSEKVVSSEFFRIEVANVIRKYYKGNFINREQCNELLETAEGLVDEFIPIRENNIEAFNEAIRLDYSAYDMLYLSLARRTGATLLTLDHPLLMLAKKEGLSIIE from the coding sequence ATGATTGTTGTATTGGATAGTAATGCTGCAATAGCCATTGTCTTGCAACAAGGAAAAGGAATTGATTTCACTAAAGCGATAGAGCAGTCAGAAAAAGTAGTTAGCTCCGAGTTTTTTAGAATCGAAGTTGCCAATGTTATAAGAAAATACTACAAGGGAAATTTTATAAACCGGGAACAATGCAATGAACTGCTGGAAACGGCGGAAGGACTGGTTGACGAATTTATCCCCATAAGGGAAAACAACATAGAAGCCTTTAATGAAGCAATACGATTGGATTATTCCGCTTATGACATGCTCTATTTGTCCCTTGCCCGAAGAACGGGGGCAACTTTGTTGACCCTCGATCACCCCTTACTTATGCTGGCAAAAAAAGAAGGACTAAGCATCATAGAATGA
- a CDS encoding fibronectin type III domain-containing protein, producing MKAVRFFALVCGAALIFAGCDLFLNKPEKDAISGAEYEVWLSKAPHLSVRMELVPGSGSSNPPAGLISLADNRPKLEVPFNASFTVNPGFGFVEWQAYRAAAPGVKLEAEVQFRSLNASGTEVEVTAFINEELIITPFCAALPVVTDHNLPNATFERLPTNYPVEIRFNTPIDPESLSFLNTDNPQGTIAITGKADQGMNPVVRDLTGQYDMQKDPAGLWIRLEPLRNGVSLSNNNITIELGTGIRSRDYPIYMAESRAFSYGAADGPDLNFPVVDSGLIRGALGLEEEDVFFSGKTISYDSAGRTWPAEYALKSDEDGKRTVYLLFDAYKSSAMIKEISITEERVMDIAGRAVTAEILPSPAYPNENLRNADSPLALKYAQEFQKTPFVIPHTVQTAKEGVIRFYIQPRDSFGIGYSYVDAQTRGLYVEALLDLPPDPVAGIGGVYNRAAGTITLTWADPANVDLDYIDISWAGGTAKANAGEQRAVLAGIDSGLYNFTLSAVDRGGNRSAAEFPFNADSTIPSPVSDLQGSYNQASEGMVLSWTNPVGDTEAETIKISWSGTAGGSASLALSGPSQGYVISGIAPTNGAAYTVTVKTANALKESGGTSVTVYPDITPPGAVTVTPFYNQGSKTIAASWTDPADADLQEILLEWGITGEGIAGSQRIGRGQQSYVITGVVSDSRGYTVRSYAVDRAGNQSAGTSKTVETDTTPPGAVWGLAGSYDRDVQRITVTWTDPVDPDLKEIRLAWQAGTGVLTSLTLNKGEEAYAIDSVGYNSGQYSITVTAADRAGNVGNSETVNVRTDSRPATPGSITAVNTLNSGELKVSWNKVSGASGYDLRYGTVSSGLGATELGISDGGTNPSTTLSGLTDGTVYYVWVRAKNGTVSGDYNTVPIIGTPKSSNAALGTLSIDGATLTPPFMSGTSNYSVLLPADSNQVTVHAAAADSNAVVSYGFDSGSLSGINYKNINNGAVVQAKVLVTAAGGATNNYTITVTRKLAAPAAPAVSRVAGAFGQLSVSWGSVSGATNYTLAYRKTIDADTPVGALTQILGNVTTKTLTGLEPGASYYVWVKAGNSNAAAAGDYSPSVTGTLGSNTAKLEILLVNDVSVDTSSDTLAGVTIPNTSNAIVLIAVPWNNGTARYKFGDNPLTSTPTGNINPGQIVPVQIAVKSEDGSATTYYTINVTRLQQAGIAIDGAQDPIAISPEKAVSISWGRSRTQEFTVSGTGISDTIQWYVDGVKLPITAHSNNSDYGTTASVTLYARDYLVSDHTLTVKVITTAGVLYTRELKFTVTQ from the coding sequence ATGAAAGCAGTGCGCTTTTTTGCCCTGGTCTGCGGAGCCGCCCTCATATTTGCCGGGTGCGACCTTTTTCTCAATAAGCCGGAAAAGGACGCCATTTCCGGGGCGGAATACGAGGTATGGCTGTCCAAGGCGCCCCACCTTTCGGTGCGTATGGAACTGGTCCCCGGTTCGGGCTCTTCCAACCCCCCGGCAGGGCTCATTTCCTTGGCGGACAACCGGCCCAAGCTGGAAGTACCCTTTAACGCCTCCTTTACCGTAAACCCCGGGTTCGGCTTTGTGGAATGGCAGGCTTATCGGGCTGCCGCGCCGGGCGTGAAATTAGAGGCCGAGGTGCAGTTTAGAAGCCTTAACGCTTCGGGGACCGAAGTTGAAGTGACGGCCTTTATCAATGAAGAACTAATCATCACCCCCTTTTGCGCGGCCCTGCCGGTGGTGACGGACCATAACCTGCCCAACGCTACCTTTGAGCGGCTGCCCACCAACTACCCCGTGGAGATACGCTTTAACACGCCGATTGATCCGGAAAGCCTTTCTTTCCTGAATACGGACAATCCCCAGGGAACCATCGCCATTACCGGGAAGGCTGACCAGGGGATGAACCCGGTGGTCCGGGATTTGACGGGCCAGTACGATATGCAAAAGGACCCGGCGGGGCTCTGGATACGCCTGGAGCCCCTGCGGAACGGCGTTTCCCTTTCCAACAACAATATTACGATAGAACTGGGGACCGGCATACGCAGCAGAGACTATCCCATATATATGGCGGAAAGCCGGGCCTTTAGCTACGGGGCTGCGGACGGCCCTGACCTGAACTTCCCGGTGGTTGACAGCGGGCTTATCAGGGGAGCCCTGGGCCTTGAGGAGGAGGATGTCTTTTTTTCCGGGAAAACCATCAGCTATGACAGCGCCGGGCGGACCTGGCCGGCGGAATATGCCCTAAAAAGCGATGAAGATGGCAAGCGGACTGTGTACCTGCTTTTTGACGCCTATAAAAGCTCGGCGATGATAAAGGAAATAAGCATCACCGAGGAACGGGTTATGGATATTGCAGGCCGCGCGGTGACTGCCGAGATTCTGCCTTCCCCGGCCTACCCCAACGAGAATTTGCGGAACGCCGATTCCCCCCTGGCCTTGAAGTACGCCCAGGAATTCCAAAAGACGCCCTTTGTAATCCCCCACACGGTGCAGACCGCCAAGGAAGGGGTCATCCGGTTTTACATACAGCCCCGGGACTCTTTCGGGATCGGGTACAGCTATGTGGATGCCCAGACCCGGGGCCTGTATGTGGAGGCCCTGCTGGACCTGCCCCCGGACCCGGTAGCCGGGATTGGGGGCGTGTATAACCGGGCTGCCGGGACTATCACCCTGACCTGGGCTGATCCGGCCAATGTGGATCTGGATTATATCGACATAAGCTGGGCCGGGGGTACAGCAAAAGCGAATGCGGGGGAACAGCGGGCGGTCCTGGCCGGCATTGATTCCGGGCTCTATAACTTTACCCTTAGCGCCGTCGACCGGGGCGGGAACCGCAGCGCGGCTGAGTTCCCCTTTAACGCGGATTCTACGATCCCCAGCCCGGTCAGCGATCTGCAGGGTTCCTACAATCAGGCATCAGAGGGTATGGTCCTTTCCTGGACTAACCCCGTGGGGGATACGGAAGCGGAAACCATCAAGATTAGCTGGAGCGGTACTGCTGGCGGTTCAGCCTCCCTAGCCTTAAGCGGCCCAAGCCAGGGCTATGTCATATCCGGCATAGCGCCGACCAACGGCGCGGCATACACAGTAACGGTGAAGACCGCCAACGCATTGAAAGAATCCGGCGGGACCTCGGTGACCGTATACCCGGACATCACGCCCCCCGGCGCGGTTACGGTTACCCCTTTTTATAACCAGGGCTCCAAGACCATCGCGGCCAGCTGGACCGATCCGGCGGATGCAGATTTGCAGGAAATATTGCTGGAATGGGGGATCACCGGGGAAGGCATTGCGGGAAGCCAGCGGATAGGCCGGGGGCAGCAATCCTACGTTATTACTGGGGTTGTTTCGGACAGCCGGGGCTATACGGTGCGGTCCTATGCAGTTGACCGCGCGGGGAACCAGTCCGCCGGGACTTCAAAGACTGTAGAAACCGACACCACCCCGCCCGGGGCCGTGTGGGGCCTGGCGGGTTCCTACGACCGGGATGTACAGCGGATTACCGTTACCTGGACCGATCCGGTGGACCCTGACTTGAAAGAGATCCGCCTTGCCTGGCAGGCGGGAACCGGGGTTTTGACAAGCCTTACCCTGAACAAGGGGGAAGAGGCCTATGCCATAGATTCAGTGGGCTATAACAGCGGGCAATACAGCATTACCGTTACTGCGGCGGACCGTGCCGGGAATGTGGGGAATAGTGAAACCGTAAATGTACGGACCGACAGCCGGCCCGCCACGCCGGGTAGTATTACTGCGGTTAATACCCTTAATTCCGGGGAACTTAAAGTAAGCTGGAATAAGGTGAGCGGGGCTTCGGGCTATGATCTGCGCTACGGAACGGTAAGCAGCGGCTTGGGCGCTACAGAGCTGGGCATAAGCGATGGGGGAACGAACCCCAGTACAACCCTGAGCGGCCTTACCGATGGGACCGTTTACTATGTGTGGGTCCGGGCGAAGAACGGGACCGTAAGCGGGGACTACAATACCGTGCCGATCATCGGAACACCGAAAAGCAGCAATGCTGCCCTGGGCACCCTGAGCATAGATGGGGCGACTTTGACCCCGCCCTTTATGTCGGGTACGTCGAATTACTCGGTACTACTTCCGGCGGATAGTAACCAGGTCACTGTTCATGCTGCTGCGGCGGACAGCAATGCGGTGGTTTCTTACGGATTTGACAGCGGTTCTTTGAGCGGTATTAACTACAAGAATATCAACAACGGCGCGGTGGTACAGGCCAAAGTATTGGTAACGGCGGCCGGCGGCGCCACTAATAACTATACCATAACCGTAACCCGGAAACTCGCCGCACCGGCGGCTCCTGCGGTAAGCCGGGTGGCTGGCGCTTTCGGTCAGCTCTCCGTTTCCTGGGGCTCGGTGAGCGGGGCAACGAACTATACCCTGGCGTACAGAAAAACCATCGATGCTGATACCCCAGTAGGCGCATTGACCCAAATTCTTGGTAATGTAACCACCAAGACCCTTACAGGCCTTGAACCGGGCGCCAGTTACTATGTGTGGGTTAAAGCAGGCAACAGTAACGCTGCCGCCGCCGGGGACTACTCCCCAAGTGTAACGGGAACCCTGGGATCGAATACCGCCAAATTGGAAATCCTTTTGGTGAACGACGTCAGTGTAGACACAAGCAGCGACACTCTGGCAGGGGTGACTATCCCCAACACTTCCAATGCCATAGTCTTGATTGCGGTTCCTTGGAACAACGGAACGGCGCGCTATAAATTCGGCGATAATCCCCTGACTTCGACACCCACCGGGAACATTAATCCCGGACAAATAGTACCGGTACAGATTGCGGTAAAGTCTGAGGACGGTTCGGCAACCACATACTACACCATAAACGTAACCCGGCTACAGCAGGCGGGCATAGCCATCGACGGGGCTCAGGACCCCATCGCCATTAGCCCCGAAAAAGCCGTCAGCATAAGCTGGGGCAGGAGTCGTACCCAGGAATTTACGGTGAGCGGAACTGGAATCAGCGATACCATACAGTGGTACGTGGACGGCGTGAAGCTGCCCATCACTGCCCATAGCAATAACAGTGATTACGGCACAACGGCGAGTGTTACCCTGTATGCCCGTGATTACCTGGTGTCGGACCACACCCTTACGGTGAAGGTGATAACAACAGCCGGGGTTTTGTATACCCGGGAATTGAAATTTACGGTTACCCAGTAA